In Anopheles gambiae chromosome 2, idAnoGambNW_F1_1, whole genome shotgun sequence, a single window of DNA contains:
- the LOC4577251 gene encoding bleomycin hydrolase isoform X2, with protein sequence MLSLIMKMCCARAPLNEEFFQKCRNDFYDCPKNVLAQNVCTRIDPFDACLSRKSLENTQHVFTYKIENEGKPLTNQKSSGRCWLFAALNCIRIPFIKQYNLDEFEFSQAYLFYWDKIERANYFLNNVVDTAKRGEPVDGRLVSFLLSDPTCDGGQWDMLVNLINKHGLMPKKCFPESYSCEASTRMNSVVKSKLREYAKDLRKLIDNGATDDEVKERMKKQMNEVYNIVGICLGIPLEKFTWEYYDKSKKYLNIGPIRPIDFYEKYVKPYFNVDDKVCLVTDPRSSNLYGRSYTVDCLGNVVGGRPVLYNNQPVELLLDLVTKALKFGEPVWFGCEVNKRFAGKQGIEDLDIHDFKLVFGVDIQTTMEKADRLLYGESMMTHAMVFTGVSVDPNSQKPTKFRVENSWGEDRGEKGYLIMTAEWFKEFVFEVVVDRSIVSQDVLDVFDLPPIVLPAWDPMGTLAK encoded by the exons ATGCTGTCACTAATCATGAAGATGTGCTGCGCTCGGG CTCCGCTCAATGAAGAGTTCTTCCAGAAGTGTCGCAACGACTTCTACGACTGCCCAAAGAACGTTCTGGCGCAGAATGTATGCACGCGGATAGATCCGTTCGATGCGTGTCTGTCGCGCAAATCGCTGGAGAATACGCAGCACGTATTTACGTACAAG ATCGAGAACGAAGGCAAACCGCTGACGAACCAGAAAAGCTCGGGACGCTGCTGGCTGTTTGCGGCCCTCAACTGCATTCGCATCCcgttcatcaagcagtacAATCTGGACGAGTTTGAGTTCTCACAGGCGTACCTGTTCTACTGGGACAAGATCGAGCGTGCGAACTACTTCCTAAACAATGTGGTCGACACGGCCAAGCGTGGCGAACCGGTCGACGGTCGGCTGGTGTCCTTTTTGCTGTCCGATCCGACCTGTGACGGTGGCCAGTGGGACATGCTGGTGAACTTGATCAACAAGCACGGCTTGATGCCGAAAAAATGCTTCCCGGAGAGTTACAGCTGCGAGGCAAGCACGCGGATGAACTCGGTCGTCAAGAGCAAG CTCCGTGAGTACGCAAAGGATCTGCGAAAGCTCATCGACAACGGTGCAACGGACGACGAGGTGAAGGAGCGAATGAAGAAGCAGATGAACGAGGTGTACAACATTGTGGGCATTTGTTTGGGCATTCCGCTGGAGAAGTTCACCTGGGAGTACTACGACAAGTCGAAGAAGTACCTTAACATTGGCCCGATCCGTCCGATCGATTTCTACGAGAAGTACGTCAAGCCGTACTTCAACGTCGATGACAAGGTGTGCCTGGTGACGGACCCGCGCTCGTCGAATCTGTACGGCCGCTCCTACACGGTCGACTGTCTCGGCAATGTGGTCGGTGGCCGGCCCGTGCTGTACAACAACCAGCCggtggagctgctgctcgatCTGGTCACGAAAGCGCTCAAGTTTGGCGAACCGGTCTGGTTCGGTTGCGAGGTGAACAAGCGCTTCGCGGGCAAACAAGGCATCGAAGATTTGGACAT CCATGACTTCAAGCTGGTCTTTGGAGTGGATATTCAGACGACGATGGAAAAGGCTGACCGACTGCTGTACGGCGAGTCGATGATGACGCACGCCATGGTGTTTACCGGCGTGTCGGTTGAT CCCAACAGCCAAAAGCCGACCAAGTTCCGGGTGGAAAACTCGTGGGGCGAGGACCGTGGCGAGAAGGGTTACCTAATAATGACGGCCGAGTGGTTTAAGGAGTTTGTGTTCGAGGTGGTCGTCGATCGCAGCATAGTGAGCCAGGACGTGCTGGACGTGTTTGATCTCCCGCCAATCGTGCTGCCCGCCTGGGATCCCATGGGCACGCTGGCAAAGTAA
- the LOC4577251 gene encoding bleomycin hydrolase isoform X1, protein MWDCAVIGCPNSRFNAQKTRPRISFHVFPHPVRESNRFRRWLALINNPRLFRLDPLNVFKSVRVCRRHFGPDCFNGVCRNLLPTAIPTLNLPEVRPVALVQPMDAMGDELERLLRDERRQQLKRHGAVEPPFGGEEDESGKRQKIGITLLSADCEDVECNLGDRFIDRIISFDAEQEYGDGPLAGESYGLSSFSGMVVKASELETLNQVEILNEPPETLLNDSPTARDHVRMSNEKGREQLVQESTSETSNEDQETEQHSLLTETSGTKTEGKTSLADDANKRTTVLAYPKAPLNEEFFQKCRNDFYDCPKNVLAQNVCTRIDPFDACLSRKSLENTQHVFTYKIENEGKPLTNQKSSGRCWLFAALNCIRIPFIKQYNLDEFEFSQAYLFYWDKIERANYFLNNVVDTAKRGEPVDGRLVSFLLSDPTCDGGQWDMLVNLINKHGLMPKKCFPESYSCEASTRMNSVVKSKLREYAKDLRKLIDNGATDDEVKERMKKQMNEVYNIVGICLGIPLEKFTWEYYDKSKKYLNIGPIRPIDFYEKYVKPYFNVDDKVCLVTDPRSSNLYGRSYTVDCLGNVVGGRPVLYNNQPVELLLDLVTKALKFGEPVWFGCEVNKRFAGKQGIEDLDIHDFKLVFGVDIQTTMEKADRLLYGESMMTHAMVFTGVSVDPNSQKPTKFRVENSWGEDRGEKGYLIMTAEWFKEFVFEVVVDRSIVSQDVLDVFDLPPIVLPAWDPMGTLAK, encoded by the exons ATGTGGGACTGCGCAGTGATTGGCTGCCCGAACAGCAGATTCAATGCACAGAAAACGCGACCCCGAATCTCGTTCCATGTGTTTCCGCATCCCGTGCGCGAATCGAATCGCTTCCGACGATGGCTCGCTCTCATCAACAATCCGCGCCTGTTCCGGCTGGACCCGCTGAACGTGTTCAAGAGTGTGCGAGTGTGCCGTCGCCACTTTGGACCGGATTGCTTCAACGGCGTGTGCCGTAACCTGCTGCCGACGGCCATTCCCACGCTGAACCTGCCCGAGGTACGGCCCGTAGCCTTGGTGCAGCCGATGGATGCGATGGGCGACGAGCTGGAACGATTGCTGCGCGACGAACGCAGACAGCAGCTGAAACGTCACGGCGCAGTCGAGCCACCGTTTGGCGGCGAGGAGGACGAGAGTGGCAAACGGCAAAAGATCGGCATTACGCTGCTCTCCGCGGATTGTGAAGACGTGGAATGCAATCTTGGCGATCGGTTCATCGATCGGATCATTTCGTTTGATGCAGAGCAAGAGTATGGCGATGGCCCACTGGCCGGCGAATCTTACGGACTGAGCAGTTTCTCCGGCATGGTCGTAAAGGCGTCCGAGCTGGAAACGCTAAACCAGGTAGAGATACTCAACGAGCCGCCCGAGACACTGCTGAACGACTCACCGACCGCAAGAGATCATGTGCGAATGTCCAATGAAAAGGGACGCGAACAGCTCGTACAGGAATCTACCAGTGAGACTAGTAATGAGGACCAGGAGACTGAACAGCATTCACTGCTCACCGAGACAAGTGGTACCAAAACAGAGGGCAAAACGTCGCTAGCAGATGATGCCAACAAGCGGACAACTGTGCTGGCGTATCCCAAAG CTCCGCTCAATGAAGAGTTCTTCCAGAAGTGTCGCAACGACTTCTACGACTGCCCAAAGAACGTTCTGGCGCAGAATGTATGCACGCGGATAGATCCGTTCGATGCGTGTCTGTCGCGCAAATCGCTGGAGAATACGCAGCACGTATTTACGTACAAG ATCGAGAACGAAGGCAAACCGCTGACGAACCAGAAAAGCTCGGGACGCTGCTGGCTGTTTGCGGCCCTCAACTGCATTCGCATCCcgttcatcaagcagtacAATCTGGACGAGTTTGAGTTCTCACAGGCGTACCTGTTCTACTGGGACAAGATCGAGCGTGCGAACTACTTCCTAAACAATGTGGTCGACACGGCCAAGCGTGGCGAACCGGTCGACGGTCGGCTGGTGTCCTTTTTGCTGTCCGATCCGACCTGTGACGGTGGCCAGTGGGACATGCTGGTGAACTTGATCAACAAGCACGGCTTGATGCCGAAAAAATGCTTCCCGGAGAGTTACAGCTGCGAGGCAAGCACGCGGATGAACTCGGTCGTCAAGAGCAAG CTCCGTGAGTACGCAAAGGATCTGCGAAAGCTCATCGACAACGGTGCAACGGACGACGAGGTGAAGGAGCGAATGAAGAAGCAGATGAACGAGGTGTACAACATTGTGGGCATTTGTTTGGGCATTCCGCTGGAGAAGTTCACCTGGGAGTACTACGACAAGTCGAAGAAGTACCTTAACATTGGCCCGATCCGTCCGATCGATTTCTACGAGAAGTACGTCAAGCCGTACTTCAACGTCGATGACAAGGTGTGCCTGGTGACGGACCCGCGCTCGTCGAATCTGTACGGCCGCTCCTACACGGTCGACTGTCTCGGCAATGTGGTCGGTGGCCGGCCCGTGCTGTACAACAACCAGCCggtggagctgctgctcgatCTGGTCACGAAAGCGCTCAAGTTTGGCGAACCGGTCTGGTTCGGTTGCGAGGTGAACAAGCGCTTCGCGGGCAAACAAGGCATCGAAGATTTGGACAT CCATGACTTCAAGCTGGTCTTTGGAGTGGATATTCAGACGACGATGGAAAAGGCTGACCGACTGCTGTACGGCGAGTCGATGATGACGCACGCCATGGTGTTTACCGGCGTGTCGGTTGAT CCCAACAGCCAAAAGCCGACCAAGTTCCGGGTGGAAAACTCGTGGGGCGAGGACCGTGGCGAGAAGGGTTACCTAATAATGACGGCCGAGTGGTTTAAGGAGTTTGTGTTCGAGGTGGTCGTCGATCGCAGCATAGTGAGCCAGGACGTGCTGGACGTGTTTGATCTCCCGCCAATCGTGCTGCCCGCCTGGGATCCCATGGGCACGCTGGCAAAGTAA
- the LOC4577251 gene encoding bleomycin hydrolase isoform X3, whose translation MLPSPLNEEFFQKCRNDFYDCPKNVLAQNVCTRIDPFDACLSRKSLENTQHVFTYKIENEGKPLTNQKSSGRCWLFAALNCIRIPFIKQYNLDEFEFSQAYLFYWDKIERANYFLNNVVDTAKRGEPVDGRLVSFLLSDPTCDGGQWDMLVNLINKHGLMPKKCFPESYSCEASTRMNSVVKSKLREYAKDLRKLIDNGATDDEVKERMKKQMNEVYNIVGICLGIPLEKFTWEYYDKSKKYLNIGPIRPIDFYEKYVKPYFNVDDKVCLVTDPRSSNLYGRSYTVDCLGNVVGGRPVLYNNQPVELLLDLVTKALKFGEPVWFGCEVNKRFAGKQGIEDLDIHDFKLVFGVDIQTTMEKADRLLYGESMMTHAMVFTGVSVDPNSQKPTKFRVENSWGEDRGEKGYLIMTAEWFKEFVFEVVVDRSIVSQDVLDVFDLPPIVLPAWDPMGTLAK comes from the exons ATGTTGCCAT CTCCGCTCAATGAAGAGTTCTTCCAGAAGTGTCGCAACGACTTCTACGACTGCCCAAAGAACGTTCTGGCGCAGAATGTATGCACGCGGATAGATCCGTTCGATGCGTGTCTGTCGCGCAAATCGCTGGAGAATACGCAGCACGTATTTACGTACAAG ATCGAGAACGAAGGCAAACCGCTGACGAACCAGAAAAGCTCGGGACGCTGCTGGCTGTTTGCGGCCCTCAACTGCATTCGCATCCcgttcatcaagcagtacAATCTGGACGAGTTTGAGTTCTCACAGGCGTACCTGTTCTACTGGGACAAGATCGAGCGTGCGAACTACTTCCTAAACAATGTGGTCGACACGGCCAAGCGTGGCGAACCGGTCGACGGTCGGCTGGTGTCCTTTTTGCTGTCCGATCCGACCTGTGACGGTGGCCAGTGGGACATGCTGGTGAACTTGATCAACAAGCACGGCTTGATGCCGAAAAAATGCTTCCCGGAGAGTTACAGCTGCGAGGCAAGCACGCGGATGAACTCGGTCGTCAAGAGCAAG CTCCGTGAGTACGCAAAGGATCTGCGAAAGCTCATCGACAACGGTGCAACGGACGACGAGGTGAAGGAGCGAATGAAGAAGCAGATGAACGAGGTGTACAACATTGTGGGCATTTGTTTGGGCATTCCGCTGGAGAAGTTCACCTGGGAGTACTACGACAAGTCGAAGAAGTACCTTAACATTGGCCCGATCCGTCCGATCGATTTCTACGAGAAGTACGTCAAGCCGTACTTCAACGTCGATGACAAGGTGTGCCTGGTGACGGACCCGCGCTCGTCGAATCTGTACGGCCGCTCCTACACGGTCGACTGTCTCGGCAATGTGGTCGGTGGCCGGCCCGTGCTGTACAACAACCAGCCggtggagctgctgctcgatCTGGTCACGAAAGCGCTCAAGTTTGGCGAACCGGTCTGGTTCGGTTGCGAGGTGAACAAGCGCTTCGCGGGCAAACAAGGCATCGAAGATTTGGACAT CCATGACTTCAAGCTGGTCTTTGGAGTGGATATTCAGACGACGATGGAAAAGGCTGACCGACTGCTGTACGGCGAGTCGATGATGACGCACGCCATGGTGTTTACCGGCGTGTCGGTTGAT CCCAACAGCCAAAAGCCGACCAAGTTCCGGGTGGAAAACTCGTGGGGCGAGGACCGTGGCGAGAAGGGTTACCTAATAATGACGGCCGAGTGGTTTAAGGAGTTTGTGTTCGAGGTGGTCGTCGATCGCAGCATAGTGAGCCAGGACGTGCTGGACGTGTTTGATCTCCCGCCAATCGTGCTGCCCGCCTGGGATCCCATGGGCACGCTGGCAAAGTAA
- the LOC1281837 gene encoding uncharacterized protein F58A4.6, with product MGKISFYISDYCANIEQCTIHKNSVRIRKAHHTEYDACITSDPVQLVDLLLNLRFFPRFRLKIANALFGRVPSAPLTIQLIPPVKEHLDYHWGQRAVHMMWELVELTELMAWLSTLGGAFSALGDYQLACADTAGKISLHQMKLACRLGDPSLVARCQLYLAISLIQRAEFATAKHLIQSVYRGARKQKEPETRLLKMCQGIWAKLRYEYDVHQRNVARKKT from the exons ATGGGGAAAATATCGTTCTATATCAGTGATTACTGTGCAAATATAGAACAATGCACCATTCACAAGAACTCCGTTCGGATACGGAAAGCACATCACACCGAATACGATGCGTGCATTACGAGCGACCCGGTGCAGCTAGTGGATTTGTTGCTCAATTTGCGGTTCTTTCCTCGTTTTCGACTGAAAATCGCTAACGCACTCTTTGGTCGTGTACCGAGCGCTCCCCTCACCATACAGCTCATCCCTCCCGTCAAAGAGCATTTAGATTACCATTG GGGACAACGTGCCGTTCACATGATGTGGGAGCTGGTCGAGCTCACCGAACTGATGGCTTGGCTTTCGACGCTCGGTGGAGCCTTCTCCGCTCTCGGCGACTACCAGCTCGCCTGTGCCGATACGGCGGGCAAAATATCGCTACACCAAATGAAGCTGGCCTGCCGGTTGGGCGATCCTTCGCTCGTAGCTCGCTGCCAGCTGTACCTTGCCATATCGCTCATCCAGAGGGCCGAATTTGCCACTGCCAAACACCTCATCCAGAGCGTGTACCGCGGCGCACGGAAGCAAAAGGAACCGGAAACGCGCCTACTGAAGATGTGCCAGGGCATATGGGCGAAGCTGCGCTACGAGTACGATGTGCACCAGAGGAATGTGGCACGCAAGAAAACGTAA